One region of Quercus lobata isolate SW786 chromosome 2, ValleyOak3.0 Primary Assembly, whole genome shotgun sequence genomic DNA includes:
- the LOC115977975 gene encoding B3 domain-containing protein At5g42700-like, translated as MVVAKRSFEDSRRKRVEENKKRMEALNLPLLSQALKTSSSPKPSPTKQAKPRVVQKQVVEVRRSTRFVNKPAPIYKEVAVDRVAIPRRIFGRERNLSNLVLASSEAVAEAEEKAGKLVWGLPPGCPIFTKSMQPYHVAGGFWLVRELGLPSNFSERNLPSHDAVMTLIDEDGDGYPTKYLAKKSGLSGGWKGFAVAHHLAYGDALVFQLIGRTTFKVYIIRVNGSEEGNKL; from the exons atggtGGTGGCGAAGAGATCATTCGAGGATAGCCGTCGCAAGAGAGTGGAAGAGAATAAGAAGAGAATGGAAGCTCTCAATCTCCCTCTGCTTTCTCAAGCTCTCAAAACTTCCTCTTCTCCCAAACCCTCTCCt ACGAAGCAGGCCAAACCCCGTGTGGTACAGAAACAAGTGGTCGAGGTCAGGAGGTCCACTCGCTTTGTCAACAAGCCTGCACCTATTTACAAAGAA GTTGCTGTGGACCGCGTGGCAATACCCAGAAG GATTTTTGGTAGGGAAAGGAATTTGTCGAACCTGGTACTTGCCTCGTCTGAAGCCGTAGCAGAAGCTGAAGAGAAAGCGGGAAAATTAGTATGGGGTCTACCACCTGGTTGTCCAATATTTACAAAGTCAATGCAGCCATATCATGTCGCTGGTGGATTTTGGCTGGTAAGAGAATTG GGTCTTCCATCTAATTTCTCCGAGCGGAACCTTCCAAGTCATGATGCTGTTATGACTTTGATAGATGAGGATGGGGATGGGTATCCAACAAAATATCTAGCCAAAAAAAGTGGACTGAGTGGTGGATGGAAAGGGTTCGCCGTTGCTCATCATTTGGCATATGGGGATGCATTAGTATTTCAATTAATCGGGCGAACAACATTTAAG GTGTACATCATCAGGGTGAATGGTTCTGAAGAGGGTAATAAGCTTTGA
- the LOC115974195 gene encoding probable protein phosphatase 2C 12, producing MATRNEHHTVPLSVLLKRELANERIECPELVHGHAFQSKKGEDFTLIKTERQRVLGDGVSTYSVFGLFDGHNGSAAAIYSKENLLSNVLSAIPSDLNRDEWVAALPRALVAGFVKTDKDFQEKAQTSGTTVTFVIIEGWVVTVASVGDSRCILEPAEGGVYYLSADHRLECNEEERDRITASGGEVGRLNTGGGAEIGPLRCWPGGLCLSRSIGDMDVGEFIVPVPYVKQVKLSTAGGRLIISSDGVWDALSAETALDCCRGMPADAAAAQIVKEALQAKGLRDDTTCIVIDILPPEKPTAPLPPPKKQGIGVFKSMFRRKSSESSSQVDKEFLEPDIVEEMYEEGSAMLSERLDTKYPLCNMFKLFMCAVCQVEMKPGEGISIHSGSLNPGKLRPWDGPFLCSSCQEKKEAMEGKRLSDRHSSGSD from the exons ATGGCAACAAGGAATGAGCATCACACGGTGCCGCTTTCGGTTTTGTTGAAGCGTGAACTGGCGAATGAGAGGATTGAGTGTCCTGAACTTGTGCATGGTCATGCTTTCCAGAGCAAGAAAGGGGAGGACTTTACATTAATAAAGACAGAACGACAAAGGGTGCTTGGAGATGGAGTGTCTACATACTCGGTTTTCGGg CTATTTGATGGACACAATGGATCTGCTGCTGCTATATACTCTAAGGAGAATCTCCTCAGTAATGTGTTAAGTGCCATTCCTTCAGATCTTAACAGAGATGAATGGGTAGCAGCACTTCCAAGGGCTTTGGTTGCTGGATTTGTTAAAACAGATAAAGACTTTCAAGAGAAGG CACAAACATCAGGAACAACTGTCACCTTTGTGATTATAGAAGGATGGGTTGTAACTGTTGCATCTGTTGGTGATTCCCGTTGCATTCTTGAACCTGCTGAGGGTGGTGTTTATTACTTGTCAGCAGATCACAGACTTGAATGCAATGAAGAGGA GAGGGACCGTATCACTGCAAGTGGAGGTGAGGTGGGTCGGCTTAATACTGGTGGTGGTGCAGAG ATTGGTCCTTTGAGGTGTTGGCCTGGTGGTTTGTGTCTTTCACGATCAATTGGTGATATGGATGTTGGCGAGTTCATTGTTCCTGTTCCTTATGTAAAGCAAGTGAAG CTGTCTACAGCCGGTGGTAGGCTTATTATTTCAAGCGATGGTGTTTGGGATGCTTTATCTGCAGAAACAGCTCTTGATTGTTGTCGCGGGATGCCTGCTGATGCTGCAGCTGCACAAATTGTTAAA GAAGCATTACAAGCTAAAGGACTACGAGATGATACAACCTGCATTGTAATTGATATATTACCACCAGAGAAGCCAACTGCTCCTTTGCCACCTCCAAAGAAGCAAGGAATAGGCGTGTTTAAGTCCATGTTTCGTAGAAAGTCCTCAGAATCATCTTCTCAAGTTGATAAAGAATTCCTTGAGCCAGATATTGTGGAGGAAATGTATGAGGAAGGATCTGCTATGCTTTCTGAAAG GTTAGATACGAAGTACCCACTTTGCAACATGTTTAAGTTGTTCATGTGTGCAGTCTGTCAAGTGGAGATGAAGCCTGGAGAGGGTATTTCAATACATTCTGGCTCATTAAACCCAGGAAAATTGCGTCCATGGGATGGCCCTTTCCTTTGCTCAAGTTGccaagagaagaaagaagcCATGGAAGGCAAAAGATTATCAG aTAGACACAGTAGTGGAAGTGACTAG
- the LOC115977743 gene encoding BRI1 kinase inhibitor 1 encodes MDSHHHQKTREKVANNQKEDRKSKQEGKEGLAVAPKPPSASSSPSHEFSFTISLHSSSTTTVPGKSNAPPSFAVDLTPADDIFFHGHLLPLHLLSHLPVSPRSSTNSLDSFTIPITDLLDEQQTPNTDSTNNNCSTGNNKSNHLQSSNISDIKARNKSKSFSLFGFKRWRKECENREKEDDKEKHKRSKLRFDVSHLLKRYVRLVRPLWFFRRRGENIQLRRQPYSFSGNLTMKSKQELRGRRGEFSAPASMRTSPTNSGLLLASATLPSSTSDSTMEELQAAIQAAIAHCKNSIAKEEKITC; translated from the coding sequence ATGGACAGCCATCATCACCAAAAGACCAGAGAGAAAGTAGCAAACAATCAGAAAGAAGATAGGAAGTCaaaacaagaaggaaaagaaggcCTAGCAGTAGCACCAAAGCCACCTTCAGCATCCTCCTCTCCATCTCATGAATTCAGTTTCACAATCTCTCTTCACTCTTCCTCAACAACAACAGTCCCTGGTAAAAGCAATGCACCACCTTCATTTGCAGTTGATTTAACTCCTGCAGATGACATTTTCTTCCATGGTCACTTGCTTCCCCTCCACCTCCTTTCTCACCTTCCTGTCTCTCCTCGCTCCTCTACCAACTCTTTGGACAGCTTCACCATCCCAATCACCGACTTATTAGATGAGCAGCAAACACCCAATACAGATAGCACCAACAACAACTGCAGCACCGGTAATAACAAGAGCAACCACCTTCAAAGCAGCAATATTAGTGACATAAAGGCAAGAAACAAGTCCAAGTCTTTCTCATTATTTGGCTTTAAAAGATGGCGAAAAGAGTGTGAGAATAGAGAGAAGGAAGATGATAAGGAGAAGCACAAGAGGAGTAAGCTGAGGTTTGATGTGAGTCATCTACTAAAGAGGTATGTGAGACTGGTCAGGCCTCTATGGTTCTTCAGAAGGAGAGGAGAGAATATCCAATTACGCCGGCAACCTTATTCGTTTTCAGGTAATTTAACTATGAAAAGTAAGCAAGAGttgagaggaagaagaggagaaTTCTCAGCACCAGCCTCAATGAGGACATCTCCAACAAATAGTGGCCTTCTTCTAGCTTCTGCAACTCTTCCTTCTTCTACTAGTGACAGCACTATGGAAGAGTTACAGGCTGCAATTCAAGCTGCAATTGCTCATTGCAAGAATTCAATtgcaaaagaagagaaaatcaCATGTTAA